A stretch of the Bacillus licheniformis DSM 13 = ATCC 14580 genome encodes the following:
- the plsX gene encoding phosphate acyltransferase PlsX: MKIAVDAMGGDNAPKAVIEGVMKAVEDFEDLEITLIGDREKIAAHLTEHGRITVKHAEEVIEATDEPVRAVRRKKNSSMVLMAGEVAEGRADACISAGNTGALMTAGLFIVGRIEGIERPALAPTLPTVSGDGFLLLDVGANVDAKPEHLVQYAIMGSVYGEQVLGVKNPRIGLLNVGTEDKKGNELAKQTFQKLKETDLNFIGNVEARDMLDGVADVIVTDGFTGNVALKTVEGAALSIFKMLRTTLTSSFTAKLAASALKPKLKEMKTKMDYSEYGGAGLFGLKAPVIKAHGSSDGRAVYHAIRQAREMVSQNVAAFIEEKIQQKADE, translated from the coding sequence ATGAAAATTGCTGTAGATGCCATGGGAGGAGACAATGCTCCCAAAGCGGTTATTGAAGGCGTGATGAAAGCGGTCGAAGATTTTGAAGACCTCGAGATCACGCTGATCGGCGACCGGGAAAAAATAGCCGCCCATTTAACAGAACACGGGCGGATCACCGTCAAACACGCGGAAGAAGTCATCGAAGCGACAGACGAGCCAGTCAGAGCCGTCAGAAGAAAGAAGAATTCATCGATGGTTCTGATGGCCGGAGAAGTCGCCGAAGGCAGGGCTGATGCCTGCATTTCCGCCGGAAACACCGGAGCGCTTATGACGGCCGGGCTCTTTATCGTCGGCCGGATTGAAGGGATTGAAAGGCCTGCGTTGGCACCGACATTGCCGACCGTCTCCGGAGACGGCTTTCTCCTTCTTGATGTCGGAGCGAATGTGGACGCCAAGCCCGAACATCTCGTTCAATACGCCATTATGGGATCTGTTTACGGAGAACAGGTGCTGGGCGTCAAAAATCCGCGCATCGGACTTTTGAACGTCGGAACCGAAGATAAAAAAGGAAATGAGCTTGCCAAGCAGACCTTTCAAAAATTGAAGGAAACCGATTTGAATTTCATCGGCAATGTGGAAGCCCGCGATATGCTGGACGGAGTCGCTGATGTCATCGTCACAGACGGCTTTACCGGTAACGTTGCCTTGAAAACGGTCGAGGGCGCGGCGCTGTCCATTTTTAAAATGCTGAGAACGACGCTGACTTCGAGCTTCACGGCGAAGCTCGCCGCTTCTGCACTGAAGCCGAAGCTGAAAGAAATGAAAACGAAAATGGATTACTCTGAATACGGCGGAGCCGGATTGTTCGGCTTAAAGGCGCCCGTCATCAAAGCGCACGGATCATCTGACGGACGCGCCGTTTATCACGCGATCCGCCAGGCCAGAGAGATGGTCAGCCAAAATGTCGCGGCATTTATCGAAGAAAAAATTCAACAAAAAGCAGATGAATAG
- the fabD gene encoding ACP S-malonyltransferase, translating into MGKIAFLFPGQGSQHIGMGHELYEKEPNAKKIFEEADQTLETKLSTLMFEGDAKELTLTYNAQPSLLTASIAALEKLKEYGIKADYAAGHSLGEYSALVAAGALSFKDAVYAVRKRGEFMNEAVPAGEGAMAAILGMDSQALKEVTDKISEEGNLVQLANLNCPGQIVISGTAKGVELASELAKEKGAKRAIPLEVSGPFHSELMKPAADKLREVLDACTINDAAIPVVSNVTADFVTDKDDIKNKLIEQLYSPVRFEETISRLIDEGVTTFIEIGPGKVLSGLVKKVNRRVKTIAVSDPNTIELAVQTLKEENENAGK; encoded by the coding sequence ATGGGCAAGATTGCTTTTCTATTCCCGGGCCAAGGTTCGCAGCATATCGGCATGGGACACGAATTGTATGAAAAAGAACCGAATGCGAAGAAGATTTTTGAAGAAGCGGATCAAACGCTTGAAACAAAACTGAGCACCCTCATGTTTGAAGGGGATGCAAAGGAACTGACGCTTACATACAACGCGCAGCCAAGCCTTTTAACGGCGAGCATCGCAGCGCTTGAAAAACTGAAGGAATACGGCATTAAAGCCGACTATGCGGCAGGTCACAGCCTCGGCGAATACAGCGCATTGGTCGCTGCCGGCGCCTTGTCGTTTAAAGATGCGGTTTATGCCGTCAGAAAGCGCGGCGAATTCATGAATGAAGCCGTGCCGGCGGGAGAAGGCGCGATGGCGGCCATTCTCGGCATGGACAGCCAGGCGCTGAAAGAAGTGACGGACAAAATTTCCGAAGAAGGAAACCTTGTTCAGCTCGCCAATTTGAACTGCCCTGGGCAAATCGTCATCTCGGGAACAGCTAAAGGCGTGGAGCTCGCTTCAGAGCTTGCGAAAGAAAAGGGCGCAAAACGCGCGATTCCTCTCGAAGTCAGCGGGCCGTTCCATTCTGAGCTGATGAAGCCGGCAGCTGATAAGCTTCGTGAAGTTCTTGATGCGTGCACGATCAACGACGCAGCCATTCCGGTCGTCTCCAACGTAACGGCCGACTTTGTAACGGATAAAGACGACATTAAGAATAAACTGATTGAACAGCTGTATTCCCCTGTACGCTTTGAAGAAACAATCAGCCGCCTGATTGACGAAGGCGTCACGACCTTCATTGAAATCGGTCCCGGAAAGGTTTTGTCAGGGCTTGTGAAGAAAGTGAACCGCAGAGTCAAAACGATTGCTGTATCAGACCCGAACACAATTGAACTTGCCGTTCAAACGTTGAAGGAGGAAAACGAAAATGCTGGAAAATAA
- the rpmB gene encoding 50S ribosomal protein L28: MARKCVITGRKSRSGNSRSHAMNASKRTWGANVQKVRILVNGKPKKVYVSARALKSGKVERV, encoded by the coding sequence ATGGCACGTAAATGCGTTATTACAGGCAGAAAATCACGTTCTGGCAACTCTCGTTCTCACGCGATGAACGCTTCTAAACGCACATGGGGCGCTAACGTTCAAAAAGTGCGCATCCTTGTGAACGGCAAGCCTAAAAAAGTATATGTATCTGCTCGAGCTTTGAAATCTGGAAAAGTTGAGCGTGTATAA
- a CDS encoding DAK2 domain-containing protein codes for MSIRNLDGKAFADMILYGAHHLSQNANVVDALNVFPVPDGDTGTNMNLSMTSGAKEVEQIDTANIGKVAQSLSRGLLMGARGNSGVILSQLFRGFGKSIEQKSEINAKEFAAAFQAGVDTAYKAVMKPVEGTILTVAKDAAKKAVLAAQTETNIIKVMEAVVNEAEASLERTPELLPVLKEVGVVDSGGKGLLYVYEGFLASLKGEKLSDKAAALPSLDDLVSAEHHKNAQSHMNTEDIEFGYCTEFMVKLDSGKRNFNEVAFRQDLSRFGDSLLVVSDENIAKVHIHAEYPGEVMTYAQKYGSLINMKIENMREQHSAILSQNKQETAPAEKAPADKQPYGIVTVAMGEGIAELFESIGATKVIEGGQTMNPSTEDIVQAIKDANADTVVILPNNSNIVMAANQAADVAGQHVIVIPTKTVPQGMAALLAFNPALSADENEAAMLGAIGEVKSGQITYAVRDTNIDGIDIKKGDFMGILNGKIVETASDQLTAAKKLIAGMIDEDSEIVTVIKGEDAPEEEAEELAAYISETYEDVEVEVHDGKQPLYSYILAVE; via the coding sequence GTGTCTATACGAAATCTGGATGGAAAAGCTTTTGCAGATATGATTCTGTACGGCGCACACCATCTGTCTCAAAACGCAAATGTAGTTGATGCGTTAAACGTATTTCCGGTTCCGGACGGAGATACGGGAACGAACATGAATCTGTCGATGACATCCGGTGCGAAAGAAGTGGAGCAAATCGACACCGCCAATATCGGCAAAGTGGCACAAAGCCTGTCAAGGGGGCTTCTGATGGGGGCGCGGGGAAACTCGGGCGTCATTTTATCCCAGCTGTTCAGAGGCTTTGGCAAATCGATTGAACAGAAATCGGAAATTAACGCGAAAGAATTTGCCGCCGCGTTCCAGGCCGGAGTGGACACCGCCTACAAGGCCGTCATGAAACCGGTCGAAGGCACGATCTTGACGGTTGCCAAAGATGCCGCAAAAAAAGCAGTGCTCGCCGCTCAAACTGAAACCAATATCATCAAGGTGATGGAAGCTGTCGTAAATGAAGCGGAGGCTTCTTTGGAGCGGACGCCTGAGCTGCTTCCGGTTTTAAAGGAAGTCGGTGTCGTCGACAGCGGCGGAAAAGGGCTTCTTTACGTGTATGAAGGGTTTCTCGCTTCTTTAAAGGGAGAAAAGCTTTCTGATAAAGCGGCAGCTCTTCCGTCATTGGATGACCTTGTCAGCGCCGAGCACCATAAAAACGCTCAAAGCCACATGAATACTGAAGACATCGAATTCGGCTACTGCACGGAGTTTATGGTAAAGCTCGACAGCGGTAAAAGAAACTTTAATGAAGTTGCGTTCCGCCAGGATTTAAGCCGCTTCGGTGATTCGCTTCTCGTCGTCTCAGACGAAAATATCGCCAAGGTGCACATCCATGCCGAATATCCAGGGGAAGTCATGACTTACGCGCAAAAATACGGCAGCTTAATCAACATGAAAATCGAAAATATGAGAGAACAGCACAGCGCGATTCTCAGCCAGAACAAACAGGAGACAGCACCGGCAGAAAAAGCGCCGGCAGATAAACAGCCGTACGGCATCGTCACAGTGGCCATGGGTGAAGGGATTGCCGAGCTTTTCGAAAGCATCGGCGCCACAAAGGTCATAGAAGGCGGCCAGACGATGAATCCGAGCACGGAAGACATCGTTCAGGCGATAAAAGACGCCAATGCGGACACGGTCGTGATTCTGCCGAATAATTCAAACATTGTCATGGCGGCGAACCAGGCCGCGGATGTTGCCGGACAACATGTAATTGTCATCCCGACGAAGACCGTTCCTCAAGGAATGGCCGCACTGCTCGCATTCAACCCGGCCCTTTCAGCGGACGAGAATGAAGCCGCTATGCTCGGTGCGATCGGCGAGGTGAAAAGCGGACAGATCACCTATGCGGTCAGAGACACAAACATTGACGGCATCGATATTAAAAAAGGCGATTTTATGGGCATATTAAACGGGAAAATCGTTGAGACGGCGTCAGACCAGTTAACAGCAGCGAAAAAGCTGATCGCAGGCATGATCGATGAAGACAGCGAAATCGTCACCGTGATCAAAGGGGAAGACGCCCCGGAAGAAGAGGCCGAAGAACTCGCAGCCTACATCAGCGAGACGTACGAAGACGTCGAAGTAGAAGTGCACGACGGAAAACAGCCGCTGTATTCCTACATTCTGGCTGTCGAATAA
- the acpP gene encoding acyl carrier protein, with the protein MADALERVTKIIVDRLGVDEADVTLEASFKEDLGADSLDVVELVMELEDEFDMEISDEDAEKIATVGDAVNYINSKQ; encoded by the coding sequence ATGGCAGACGCATTAGAGCGTGTAACAAAAATCATCGTAGACCGCCTCGGCGTGGATGAAGCTGACGTCACTCTTGAAGCTTCTTTTAAAGAGGATTTAGGCGCTGATTCCCTGGATGTAGTTGAGCTTGTCATGGAACTTGAAGACGAGTTTGATATGGAGATTTCTGACGAAGATGCTGAAAAGATTGCAACAGTCGGTGACGCTGTGAACTACATAAATAGTAAGCAGTAA
- the recG gene encoding ATP-dependent DNA helicase RecG — protein MEHNLQLSISVIKGVGTETEKTLNELGIYTVLDLLNYFPYRYDDYELRDLEDVAHDERVTVEGKVHSEPSLAYYGKKRSRLTFRLLVGNYLITAVCFNRPYLKKKLAIGSIVTVTGKWDKHRQSVMVQELKNGPHQGDQSIEPVYSVKENITVKTMRKLIQEAVRSHLPFAEDPLPEKLRTAYKLLSYQEAVKAMHKPESREALKHARRRFVYEEFLLFQLKMQALRKFEREASDGISHTFRLEDVNSFVKSLPFPLTNAQAKALDDILRDMASGYKMNRLLQGDVGSGKTAVAAIALYASLLSGFQGAMMVPTEILAEQHADSLVSLFEQHDVNVALLTSSVKGKRRRELLERLKEGEIDILVGTHALIQDDVHFKQLGLVITDEQHRFGVEQRKKLRSKGKDPDVLFMTATPIPRTLAITVFGEMDVSVIDEMPAGRKRIETYWVKHDMLERILAFIDKELKKGRQAYVICPLIEESDKLDVQNAIDVHSMLTHAFRGRWQIGLMHGKLSNDEKEQVMRQFSKNECQILVSTTVVEVGVNVPNATVMLIYDADRFGLSQLHQLRGRVGRGDHQSYCILMADPKSETGKERMSIMSETTDGFELSEKDLELRGPGDFFGKKQSGMPEFKVADMVHDYRALETARRDAAELVSSKAFWTDAEYKSLREHLQNSGVMDGEKLS, from the coding sequence GTGGAACACAATCTGCAACTTAGTATATCTGTTATAAAAGGCGTCGGGACGGAAACGGAAAAAACGTTGAACGAGCTCGGAATCTATACGGTTCTCGATCTTTTAAACTACTTCCCGTACCGATATGACGATTATGAATTGCGCGATTTGGAAGATGTGGCACACGATGAACGAGTGACGGTGGAAGGGAAGGTTCACAGCGAGCCTTCTCTTGCCTATTACGGGAAAAAGCGGAGCCGTCTCACGTTCCGGCTTTTGGTCGGGAACTATTTGATCACAGCGGTTTGCTTTAACAGGCCTTATTTGAAAAAAAAGCTTGCGATCGGCTCGATTGTTACCGTAACCGGAAAATGGGACAAGCACAGACAATCCGTGATGGTGCAAGAGCTGAAAAACGGGCCGCACCAGGGTGATCAGTCGATTGAACCCGTATACTCCGTCAAAGAAAACATCACCGTAAAGACGATGAGGAAATTGATTCAGGAAGCTGTCCGCAGCCATTTGCCGTTTGCCGAAGATCCTCTTCCGGAAAAGCTTCGGACCGCCTACAAACTTCTGTCTTACCAGGAGGCGGTAAAGGCGATGCACAAGCCCGAGTCGAGGGAAGCTTTAAAGCATGCGCGGCGCCGTTTTGTATATGAGGAATTTTTGCTGTTTCAGCTGAAAATGCAGGCTTTGCGAAAGTTCGAGCGGGAAGCGTCCGACGGAATCAGCCACACCTTTCGGCTCGAAGACGTCAATTCGTTTGTCAAAAGCCTTCCGTTTCCTTTGACAAACGCGCAGGCGAAAGCGCTCGACGACATATTAAGGGACATGGCTTCAGGGTATAAAATGAATCGGCTTTTGCAAGGAGACGTCGGTTCAGGCAAAACAGCCGTCGCCGCGATTGCGCTATACGCCTCGCTGCTTTCCGGATTCCAGGGGGCGATGATGGTGCCGACCGAAATACTGGCGGAACAGCACGCCGATTCGCTTGTATCCCTCTTTGAGCAGCACGACGTCAATGTGGCGCTTTTAACAAGCTCTGTGAAAGGGAAAAGGAGAAGAGAGCTTTTAGAAAGATTAAAAGAAGGAGAAATTGATATTTTGGTGGGGACGCACGCCCTTATTCAGGACGATGTCCACTTTAAACAGCTCGGGCTCGTGATCACCGATGAACAGCACCGCTTCGGCGTCGAGCAAAGAAAAAAACTGAGAAGCAAAGGGAAAGATCCCGATGTCTTGTTTATGACGGCGACGCCGATTCCGAGAACACTGGCGATCACGGTTTTCGGGGAAATGGATGTGTCCGTCATCGATGAAATGCCGGCTGGGCGAAAGCGGATCGAGACGTATTGGGTAAAGCACGACATGCTCGAACGGATTCTCGCGTTTATCGATAAAGAACTGAAAAAAGGCAGACAGGCGTATGTGATCTGTCCCTTGATTGAAGAGTCGGACAAGCTCGACGTTCAAAATGCAATTGATGTGCACAGCATGCTGACTCATGCCTTCAGGGGAAGATGGCAGATCGGTCTCATGCACGGAAAGCTGTCAAATGACGAGAAAGAACAGGTAATGAGGCAGTTCAGCAAAAACGAATGCCAGATTCTCGTTTCCACAACCGTCGTTGAAGTCGGGGTAAACGTTCCGAATGCGACGGTCATGCTGATCTATGATGCCGACCGGTTCGGTCTTTCCCAGCTGCATCAGCTTCGCGGCCGGGTCGGACGGGGCGATCACCAGTCGTATTGCATCCTGATGGCAGACCCGAAATCTGAGACGGGAAAAGAGCGCATGAGCATCATGTCTGAGACGACGGACGGCTTTGAGCTTTCTGAAAAAGATCTTGAACTCAGAGGGCCCGGGGACTTTTTCGGCAAGAAACAGAGCGGGATGCCGGAGTTTAAAGTCGCCGACATGGTTCACGACTACCGCGCGCTGGAAACGGCAAGAAGAGACGCTGCAGAACTTGTCTCTTCAAAAGCGTTCTGGACGGATGCCGAATATAAAAGCCTGCGGGAACACTTGCAAAACAGCGGGGTTATGGACGGAGAGAAGCTGAGCTGA
- the fabG gene encoding 3-oxoacyl-[acyl-carrier-protein] reductase, which translates to MLENKTAVVTGASRGIGRAIALDLAKNGANVVVNYAGNEAKANEVVDEIKALGRDAFAFKADVSNADEVQAMMKEAVGRFGTLDILVNNAGITKDNLFMRMKEDEWDDVININLKGVFNCSKAVTRQMMKQRSGRIINITSVVGVVGNAGQANYVAAKSGVIGLTKTLAKELASRNITVNAIAPGFISTEMTDKLTKDIQDEMLKQIPLARFGEPSDISSAVVFLASDHASYMTGQTLNINGGMAMV; encoded by the coding sequence ATGCTGGAAAATAAAACAGCCGTTGTGACAGGAGCCTCAAGAGGAATCGGCCGCGCGATCGCCCTGGACCTGGCGAAAAACGGAGCAAATGTCGTCGTCAACTACGCGGGAAATGAAGCGAAAGCGAACGAAGTCGTAGACGAAATCAAAGCGCTCGGCCGCGATGCGTTTGCTTTTAAAGCGGACGTTTCCAATGCGGATGAGGTTCAGGCGATGATGAAGGAAGCGGTCGGACGCTTCGGCACGCTTGACATCCTTGTCAACAATGCGGGCATTACTAAAGACAATCTGTTCATGAGAATGAAAGAAGATGAATGGGACGACGTCATTAACATAAACTTAAAAGGTGTGTTCAATTGTTCAAAAGCTGTGACAAGACAGATGATGAAACAAAGAAGCGGCCGGATCATCAATATCACCTCGGTTGTAGGCGTCGTCGGTAACGCCGGGCAGGCCAACTATGTCGCGGCTAAATCAGGCGTGATCGGCTTGACGAAAACGCTGGCAAAAGAACTGGCGTCAAGAAACATCACTGTGAATGCGATCGCTCCGGGATTCATTTCGACGGAAATGACGGACAAGCTGACAAAAGACATTCAAGACGAAATGCTGAAGCAGATTCCGCTTGCGCGGTTCGGCGAGCCGTCTGACATCAGCAGCGCCGTTGTTTTCCTCGCATCTGACCATGCGAGCTACATGACCGGCCAGACGCTGAACATCAACGGCGGAATGGCTATGGTTTAA
- the sdaAA gene encoding L-serine ammonia-lyase, iron-sulfur-dependent, subunit alpha encodes MFRNVKELIQLTKEKNVSISEIMITQEIEVTGRTREDIFKQMEANLAVMEDAVQKGIEGVVSHSGLTGGDAVKLQAYLKSGKGLSGDVILDAVSKAVATNEVNAAMGTICATPTAGSAGVVPGTLFAVKEKLHPTKEQMVRFLFTSGAFGFVVANNASISGAAGGCQAEVGSASGMAAAAIVEMAGGTPEQCAEAMAIALKNVLGLVCDPVAGLVEVPCVKRNAMGAANAMVAADMALAGITSRIPCDEVIDAMYKIGQTMPTALRETGRGGLAATPTGKELEKKIFGGASAARGTQSAT; translated from the coding sequence ATGTTTCGAAATGTGAAAGAATTAATTCAACTGACAAAGGAAAAGAACGTGTCCATCTCTGAAATCATGATCACACAGGAGATCGAGGTGACAGGCCGGACGCGGGAAGATATATTCAAGCAGATGGAAGCCAACTTGGCTGTCATGGAAGACGCTGTTCAAAAAGGCATTGAGGGCGTCGTATCGCACTCCGGATTGACGGGCGGAGACGCCGTTAAGCTTCAGGCCTACCTTAAATCGGGCAAAGGGCTGTCAGGGGATGTCATCCTTGACGCTGTCAGCAAAGCGGTAGCGACAAATGAAGTCAACGCTGCGATGGGAACGATTTGCGCAACGCCGACAGCCGGATCGGCCGGCGTTGTCCCGGGGACGCTCTTTGCGGTAAAAGAGAAACTTCACCCGACGAAAGAGCAGATGGTCCGCTTTTTATTTACATCGGGAGCGTTCGGATTCGTCGTTGCCAACAATGCGAGCATTTCGGGAGCCGCCGGAGGCTGTCAGGCTGAAGTCGGATCGGCCTCGGGCATGGCGGCTGCCGCCATCGTCGAAATGGCGGGCGGAACCCCTGAACAGTGCGCCGAAGCGATGGCCATCGCTTTAAAAAACGTACTCGGTCTAGTCTGCGATCCTGTCGCAGGGCTCGTTGAGGTGCCGTGTGTGAAGCGGAACGCGATGGGCGCAGCCAATGCGATGGTCGCGGCTGATATGGCGCTTGCCGGCATTACAAGCCGCATTCCATGCGATGAAGTGATCGATGCGATGTACAAAATCGGACAGACGATGCCGACGGCACTGAGGGAAACAGGCCGGGGCGGTCTTGCCGCAACACCGACGGGCAAAGAATTGGAGAAAAAAATATTCGGAGGAGCGTCAGCTGCACGTGGAACACAATCTGCAACTTAG
- the sdaAB gene encoding L-serine ammonia-lyase, iron-sulfur-dependent subunit beta encodes MKYRSVFDIIGPVMIGPSSSHTAGAARIGRVARSVFGREPKQIIVSLYGSFAETYKGHGTDVAIIGGLLDFDTFDERIKDSIRLAEEKGIAIEFREEEAVPKHPNTARILISDDEGSLELAGISIGGGKIEIIELNGFELRLSGNHPAILVVHNDRYGTIAGVANVLAKFAINIGHMEVARKDVGQEALMTIEVDQTIDPAVFDELRALPNIIEVTQIAD; translated from the coding sequence ATGAAGTACAGAAGTGTGTTTGATATTATCGGGCCCGTCATGATCGGACCGTCAAGTTCTCATACGGCCGGCGCGGCCAGAATCGGCAGAGTCGCCAGAAGCGTGTTTGGGAGGGAGCCGAAACAAATTATTGTATCGCTCTACGGTTCTTTTGCCGAAACGTATAAAGGACATGGAACAGATGTTGCGATCATCGGCGGCCTTTTGGATTTTGATACATTTGATGAAAGAATCAAAGATTCGATCCGTCTAGCCGAAGAAAAGGGAATCGCCATCGAGTTCCGGGAAGAAGAAGCGGTACCGAAGCATCCCAATACAGCCCGCATCCTCATCTCTGATGATGAAGGCTCCCTTGAACTCGCAGGCATCTCAATCGGCGGAGGGAAAATCGAGATCATTGAGCTGAACGGCTTCGAACTCAGATTATCGGGTAATCACCCCGCTATTTTAGTCGTCCATAACGACCGCTACGGAACGATTGCAGGCGTAGCCAATGTGCTTGCGAAGTTCGCAATCAACATCGGCCATATGGAAGTTGCCCGCAAAGACGTCGGCCAGGAAGCGCTCATGACGATTGAGGTCGATCAAACGATTGATCCGGCTGTTTTTGATGAATTGAGAGCGCTGCCGAACATCATTGAGGTGACCCAGATCGCTGACTAA
- the fapR gene encoding transcription factor FapR, with translation MRKSKRERQELLQQTIRTTPFITDEELAEKFNVSIQTIRLDRLELSIPELRERIKSVAEKSLEDEVKSLPLDEVIGEIIDLELDEHAISILEIRREHVFSRNQIARGHHLFAQANSLAVALIDDELALTAKADIRFTRQVKQGERVVAKAKVVKLDKDKGRTVVEVNSYVAEEPVFSGEFVMYRSKQS, from the coding sequence ATGAGAAAAAGTAAGAGAGAACGCCAAGAATTGCTGCAGCAGACGATTCGTACGACCCCGTTTATTACGGACGAGGAGTTAGCGGAGAAATTTAACGTCAGCATTCAGACGATTCGCTTGGACCGTTTGGAACTTTCCATACCTGAACTGAGAGAAAGAATCAAAAGTGTTGCCGAGAAGTCTCTTGAAGATGAAGTCAAGTCATTGCCGCTTGACGAGGTCATCGGCGAGATCATTGATTTGGAGCTGGATGAGCACGCGATTTCAATTCTTGAGATCAGAAGGGAGCATGTTTTCAGCCGAAATCAAATCGCCAGGGGGCACCATTTGTTTGCCCAGGCCAACTCGCTCGCCGTCGCCCTCATCGACGATGAGCTCGCATTGACGGCCAAAGCGGACATCCGCTTTACAAGGCAGGTCAAGCAAGGCGAACGGGTCGTTGCAAAAGCGAAAGTCGTGAAGCTTGATAAAGATAAAGGCAGAACGGTTGTTGAAGTGAACAGCTATGTTGCCGAAGAGCCTGTGTTTTCAGGCGAATTTGTCATGTATCGTTCAAAACAATCATAG
- a CDS encoding Asp23/Gls24 family envelope stress response protein, producing the protein MSIEFRTKYGQIDISNEVVAMVAGGAAIDCYGIVGMASKNQIKDGLTEILRKENFARGVIVRQEEDRIHIDMYIIVSYGTKISEVAHNVQTKVKYTLDHTVGLAVDSVNIYVQGVRVTNP; encoded by the coding sequence GTGTCCATTGAATTCCGAACAAAATACGGACAGATTGATATATCAAACGAAGTGGTCGCCATGGTTGCAGGAGGCGCAGCGATCGACTGCTACGGGATCGTAGGTATGGCATCCAAGAACCAAATTAAAGACGGACTGACTGAAATCCTCAGAAAAGAAAACTTTGCAAGAGGCGTCATCGTCCGCCAGGAAGAGGATCGTATTCATATTGACATGTACATCATTGTCAGCTACGGAACAAAAATTTCAGAAGTGGCACATAATGTTCAAACAAAAGTCAAATATACGCTCGACCATACAGTGGGTCTTGCAGTGGATTCCGTAAATATTTACGTTCAAGGAGTACGAGTGACGAACCCGTAG
- a CDS encoding thiamine diphosphokinase: MKTINIVAGGPDHLIPDLLQYQAGDALWVGVDRGAVTLLDAGIVPDEAFGDFDSITDEQKKAIEKAAPRLHIYQAEKDQTDLDLALSWAVGQRPSFIRMFGISGGRADHFLGNLHLLYTAMKQNVKTVMIDRQNTISMHPPGSYTVMHDQTKPYISFLPFAETVKNLSLEGFKYSLNKCHIALGSTLCISNELIHSQGAFSFSEGILIMIRSTD, encoded by the coding sequence ATGAAAACGATCAATATTGTAGCGGGAGGCCCCGATCATCTTATTCCCGACTTGCTGCAGTATCAGGCCGGGGATGCGCTTTGGGTCGGGGTTGACAGAGGCGCTGTCACCCTTTTGGATGCGGGGATCGTGCCTGATGAAGCATTCGGGGATTTTGACAGCATCACAGACGAGCAAAAAAAAGCGATTGAAAAGGCCGCTCCCCGCCTCCATATTTATCAGGCGGAAAAAGATCAGACGGATTTGGACCTTGCGTTGAGCTGGGCTGTCGGACAGCGTCCTTCATTTATTAGAATGTTCGGCATTTCGGGAGGCAGAGCAGACCATTTTCTCGGGAATCTGCACCTTCTTTATACCGCGATGAAGCAAAACGTCAAGACCGTCATGATCGACCGCCAAAATACGATCAGCATGCATCCCCCAGGCTCCTATACCGTCATGCATGATCAAACAAAACCGTATATTTCATTCCTGCCGTTTGCGGAGACGGTAAAAAACCTTTCTCTCGAAGGATTTAAGTATTCTTTAAATAAGTGTCATATTGCTCTCGGTTCGACACTATGTATTAGTAACGAACTCATCCATTCACAAGGTGCTTTTTCGTTTTCAGAAGGCATATTAATAATGATAAGAAGCACTGATTAA
- the spoVM gene encoding stage V sporulation protein SpoVM, with protein sequence MKFYTIKLPKFLGGIVRAMLGSFRKD encoded by the coding sequence ATGAAATTTTACACCATCAAATTACCGAAGTTTTTAGGGGGAATCGTCCGGGCGATGCTTGGCTCGTTTCGCAAAGACTAA